The Sulfitobacter sp. S223 genome has a window encoding:
- a CDS encoding M48 family metallopeptidase yields the protein MAKKKSKRVKKAAPDMEAAKARYLAHYRAGRFDQALNVVVALIRRGVAHPNIFSDAAVASIYLGKWADAIVYAEKALALDPSNLSAADAAAHAHGALKQWEKAAIVGRKALELRDGLVPRDKPVDLPLAELAQEAQKDVIAFSLFGGNSKYCETAILNCIEQPRLYPDWVCRFYVDDTVPATVIKRIRSAGGEVCEVAQDVAAWPGPMWRFAAYDDPDVRRVIFRDADSVISQREAAAVKEWINDETGFHAMRDIGTHTELLLAGLWGVKKGALPLMADMVTDFLRKPVEDSHFADQYFLRSYVWPYARNSLTQHDSVFGFLDAKPFPDGERPDGFHVGFAEGAMVMAITSEHPDGTDLNWVLTDRRPQTAHVICRYQGKVQGGKVTANIPARYGKMLQTGEMSITLEGTP from the coding sequence ATGGCGAAGAAAAAATCCAAGCGCGTGAAAAAGGCAGCTCCGGATATGGAGGCGGCCAAGGCACGGTATCTGGCTCACTATAGGGCAGGGCGGTTTGATCAGGCGCTTAATGTTGTTGTTGCGTTAATCAGGCGTGGCGTTGCGCATCCGAACATCTTTTCAGACGCTGCGGTTGCCTCGATTTACTTGGGAAAGTGGGCTGACGCGATTGTCTACGCTGAAAAGGCATTGGCGTTGGACCCATCGAATTTGAGCGCTGCTGATGCGGCAGCACACGCACACGGAGCGTTAAAGCAATGGGAAAAAGCTGCGATCGTTGGGCGAAAGGCGTTGGAGCTGCGGGACGGATTGGTCCCGCGAGATAAGCCCGTTGATCTGCCATTGGCGGAACTGGCCCAAGAAGCGCAAAAGGATGTCATCGCTTTTTCGTTGTTCGGCGGAAACTCGAAATATTGCGAGACGGCAATCCTGAATTGTATCGAACAACCCAGGCTATACCCTGACTGGGTGTGCCGTTTTTACGTCGATGACACCGTCCCTGCTACTGTGATCAAGCGGATCAGATCAGCCGGTGGCGAAGTCTGTGAGGTTGCGCAGGATGTTGCGGCTTGGCCAGGGCCTATGTGGCGTTTTGCAGCCTATGATGATCCTGACGTGCGCCGCGTTATTTTTCGCGATGCAGACTCTGTGATCTCCCAGCGGGAAGCCGCTGCGGTAAAAGAGTGGATCAACGACGAAACAGGTTTTCATGCGATGCGCGATATTGGCACACATACAGAACTGTTGCTGGCAGGGTTGTGGGGGGTGAAAAAGGGTGCGCTGCCATTGATGGCCGATATGGTCACTGATTTTCTAAGAAAGCCGGTGGAAGACTCGCACTTTGCAGATCAATATTTCCTGCGATCCTACGTGTGGCCATACGCGAGAAATAGCCTCACGCAGCACGATTCCGTCTTTGGATTCTTGGATGCCAAACCATTTCCCGATGGGGAGCGCCCCGATGGTTTCCACGTGGGTTTTGCTGAAGGGGCGATGGTTATGGCTATCACATCTGAACATCCTGACGGTACTGATTTGAACTGGGTGCTGACCGATCGCCGTCCGCAGACAGCACATGTGATTTGCCGCTATCAAGGCAAGGTACAGGGTGGAAAGGTGACAGCAAACATTCCGGCGCGCTATGGGAAGATGCTGCAAACGGGCGAGATGTCGATCACGTTAGAAGGCACGCCTTAA
- a CDS encoding HlyD family efflux transporter periplasmic adaptor subunit — protein MASSAEFKKVAGRGQKRIIVTITVVVIAFLLWASGSTLDEVAIGSGRVIPSSQKQLVQSVQGGRVVQLLVAEGDVVAEGQLLAVLDTTRIEAEREEIQAGLNDARAQQQLLTTLLQDKSTLSLSEDLRQEEDLVRQKTALFNEMRFSHTQNVSDLEGERALLLQEQEIFQRASALGGSTEIERLRLQQKIASIETDLNNLRQSYKSDLQIQLDEVNRTAIQLNIRLAAQRELLVGNELRSPRRGVVQEILVSTAGGGVLPPNGTVMEIVPIEDRLLIEARFSPRDIAFIAPDQIARIKVTAYDFSIYGDLEARVLRVSPDSFQDELQKGEYYFAVTLESERTFFTTPDGKELSIIPGMTTSTEILTGSRTVLQYLLKPLNKAAEALRER, from the coding sequence ATGGCCAGTTCAGCAGAATTCAAAAAAGTCGCTGGCCGCGGCCAAAAGCGTATTATTGTGACGATTACCGTGGTGGTGATAGCATTTTTGCTTTGGGCCTCAGGGTCGACATTGGACGAGGTCGCGATTGGTTCCGGTCGCGTGATCCCCTCTTCACAGAAACAGCTGGTACAAAGCGTGCAAGGGGGCCGCGTTGTGCAATTGTTGGTGGCCGAAGGCGATGTTGTTGCCGAAGGTCAGCTGCTGGCCGTTCTTGACACCACCCGCATTGAGGCGGAACGCGAAGAAATTCAGGCGGGCCTCAATGATGCAAGAGCGCAGCAGCAGCTTCTGACCACCTTGCTGCAGGACAAAAGCACCCTATCGCTGTCAGAAGACTTACGCCAAGAAGAAGATCTTGTTCGGCAAAAGACAGCCCTGTTCAATGAGATGCGTTTTTCACATACCCAGAACGTGAGCGACCTTGAAGGCGAACGCGCTTTGCTTCTTCAGGAGCAAGAGATTTTCCAGCGGGCATCTGCATTGGGCGGAAGTACCGAGATCGAGCGGCTGCGCCTTCAGCAAAAGATCGCGTCGATTGAGACAGATTTGAACAATCTGCGCCAGTCTTACAAAAGCGACTTACAAATCCAGTTGGACGAAGTGAACCGTACGGCGATCCAGTTGAATATCAGGCTGGCCGCTCAACGTGAGCTGCTTGTTGGCAACGAACTGCGGTCCCCACGACGCGGTGTGGTGCAAGAAATTCTGGTCAGTACCGCGGGCGGTGGCGTATTGCCTCCTAACGGGACGGTGATGGAGATTGTCCCGATAGAAGATCGCCTGTTGATCGAAGCCCGCTTCAGCCCGCGGGACATCGCCTTTATCGCGCCGGATCAAATCGCGCGGATAAAAGTCACTGCCTATGATTTTTCAATCTACGGGGATTTGGAAGCAAGGGTTCTGCGCGTTTCACCGGATTCATTTCAGGATGAACTGCAAAAAGGTGAATACTATTTCGCCGTCACGCTTGAATCGGAGCGTACTTTCTTCACAACGCCCGACGGAAAAGAGCTTTCGATCATTCCCGGCATGACTACTTCGACCGAAATCCTGACAGGAAGCCGGACGGTTCTGCAATATTTGCTCAAACCATTGAACAAAGCGGCCGAGGCATTGCGAGAGCGTTAA
- a CDS encoding ATP-binding cassette domain-containing protein yields MTSTSTSAANAGSLNSWLIAAETLAAHFGTSYDPRKISDPVSRLIQENGAMYLAAPAIGEAFGKDTVFIEVKDLKRAARNAPLLCWSHEKFPFVIIGKTMRGDFRVVQTNSEGVAEETTLTHKRLRKLFAGGIAFEDKTPLDVWDADTAFDNKKNWFWGSLKPLSKSLRYLILAALIGNLLAVAASLFALQVWDRVIPAQSINSLTVLAVGVIIAVIFELILRLQRASLIDDIGREVDLKISGGVFAHMLDLKSDARPQSLGSMAAQIREINQIREAISSSMLSAAIDLPFLFIYVIVIYMIGGYLVYPILAAIPVVLFIGLIAQFPLARLAKAGLEEASLRNGLIVETVLKSDEIKLNQAENTMQLRWDRTIGVGNDINNQQRRWRNFLTNSTQSIQQLAYISVVILGAINVIGGDLTMGQVIACSILANRSIAPLAQVSAVMGAIQGSIIAKRSIDEMMKRDADTPGAQHMRRELQAPDISLKGVRYSYNETEHLSLIIPKLDIKYGEKVGIVGRIGSGKSTLLRLLSGLAEPSDGTALLDNTEMSLTHPADLRRAIGYQAQGSSLLRGTIRDNLLIARPSATNEEMMAACDVAGVLTLIKNNPRGLDLPINEAGAGLSGGQKQSLLLARAILRDPAILLLDEPTASMDDQTEATFIASLKEWASSRTVVIATHRLKPLEMCDRLVVINEGRIVLDGPKQEILDQLNKPRTA; encoded by the coding sequence ATGACGTCGACTTCCACCTCTGCTGCCAATGCGGGGTCGCTCAATAGTTGGCTGATAGCGGCTGAAACTTTGGCCGCGCACTTCGGCACAAGCTATGATCCTAGAAAAATATCTGATCCCGTGTCACGCCTCATTCAGGAAAACGGTGCGATGTACCTTGCCGCGCCTGCGATTGGCGAAGCCTTTGGCAAAGACACCGTGTTTATTGAGGTCAAAGACCTAAAACGCGCCGCGCGGAATGCGCCTTTGTTGTGCTGGAGCCATGAGAAGTTCCCCTTTGTTATTATCGGGAAAACCATGCGCGGCGACTTTCGGGTCGTGCAAACCAATTCCGAAGGCGTCGCTGAAGAAACCACATTGACGCACAAACGGTTGCGCAAGCTCTTCGCGGGAGGAATCGCATTCGAGGATAAGACACCGCTTGATGTCTGGGATGCGGACACTGCATTTGACAACAAAAAGAACTGGTTCTGGGGTTCCTTGAAACCTCTGAGCAAAAGTTTGCGCTATCTGATTTTGGCAGCGTTGATTGGCAACCTTTTGGCGGTCGCAGCATCACTGTTTGCCTTGCAGGTGTGGGACCGGGTAATCCCTGCACAATCTATCAACTCGCTGACAGTACTGGCGGTTGGCGTGATTATTGCCGTGATTTTCGAGCTGATATTGCGGCTACAGCGGGCGTCTTTGATTGACGACATCGGGCGCGAAGTGGACCTGAAAATTTCCGGCGGTGTGTTCGCGCACATGCTGGACCTGAAAAGCGACGCACGCCCTCAAAGTCTGGGGTCAATGGCTGCACAAATCCGCGAAATCAACCAAATCCGAGAGGCGATTTCTTCTTCCATGCTCAGCGCGGCAATCGATCTGCCATTCCTTTTTATCTACGTGATCGTCATTTACATGATCGGCGGCTACCTTGTTTATCCGATATTGGCCGCGATCCCCGTCGTTTTGTTCATCGGGCTGATTGCTCAATTCCCGTTAGCGCGTTTGGCGAAAGCCGGTTTGGAAGAGGCATCATTGCGCAACGGGCTGATTGTCGAAACCGTTCTGAAATCCGACGAAATCAAGCTCAACCAAGCCGAAAACACAATGCAGTTGCGGTGGGACCGGACCATTGGCGTGGGCAATGATATCAACAACCAACAGCGCAGATGGCGCAATTTCCTTACGAACTCCACTCAATCAATTCAACAGCTTGCGTATATCAGCGTTGTTATCCTTGGGGCTATCAATGTCATTGGCGGCGATCTTACGATGGGACAGGTGATCGCCTGCTCTATTCTGGCGAACCGATCCATCGCACCGCTTGCGCAGGTTTCTGCAGTCATGGGTGCAATACAAGGCAGCATCATCGCCAAACGCAGCATCGACGAAATGATGAAGCGCGACGCGGACACGCCGGGCGCGCAGCACATGCGCCGCGAATTACAAGCGCCGGACATCAGCCTGAAGGGCGTTCGGTACTCTTATAATGAAACTGAACACTTATCCTTGATCATTCCCAAGCTCGATATAAAATACGGAGAGAAGGTCGGGATCGTGGGACGTATCGGATCGGGAAAATCCACGTTATTGCGCCTGTTGTCCGGTCTGGCGGAACCATCAGACGGCACCGCCCTACTCGACAACACAGAAATGTCTTTGACCCATCCTGCTGATTTGCGGCGCGCAATTGGATATCAGGCCCAAGGATCGTCCCTTTTACGCGGGACCATTCGGGACAACCTTTTGATTGCACGACCGTCTGCTACGAATGAAGAAATGATGGCTGCCTGCGATGTAGCGGGTGTGCTGACACTTATCAAAAACAATCCGCGCGGGCTTGACCTCCCCATCAACGAAGCAGGCGCCGGTCTGTCCGGAGGGCAAAAGCAGTCACTGTTGCTGGCGCGGGCGATCCTGCGGGACCCAGCCATTCTGCTGCTGGATGAACCCACAGCCTCAATGGATGACCAGACAGAGGCCACTTTTATTGCTTCATTGAAGGAATGGGCCTCCAGTCGGACAGTCGTGATCGCTACGCATCGCCTTAAACCGCTTGAGATGTGTGACAGGTTGGTCGTGATCAACGAAGGACGGATCGTCCTGGACGGTCCGAAGCAGGAAATTCTTGATCAGCTCAACAAGCCGAGGACCGCTTAG
- a CDS encoding TolC family protein produces the protein MNVIKFIGPAVLGLTLSGCAGQAIENADPKRPLAVDRNVGDVKISTRPLSVDNAVRLGILRSTEVVAAELDIRQKGNDITIARAGFYPELYANLSPSIDEDTFAVANAGIRYTLFDFGERAAKLNGSVAAIKGSQFDLIVEIEDSVEETLESYIAVSVENSRVDSAHDYVSSVRSLEQAVRGRAEIGLASSVDVNEVETALIQADTALIEARSEQSNAKDALASKLGVMPKSVVPISGVREALSTKKIPLSEIEFISFPRIVSLQTKVEEAQYALAAASAGILPRIGVKLGVGIDLRKGEGINGTGLSAGPEISEVFSLGGGRKERVKNAEIDVSIAQSRRSEEIRLARLEAVQSVTSLNTSEQQVQQRKEILRLSIKTRDVMLSEYEVGTRSLRDLLDAEERIYEAQVDLDEARRKNLIAQLRYVMATNLASNKLYRAPK, from the coding sequence GTGAATGTGATAAAATTTATCGGGCCTGCCGTCCTTGGCTTAACACTTTCCGGATGTGCAGGCCAAGCTATCGAGAACGCCGATCCAAAACGCCCATTAGCCGTTGATCGCAATGTTGGCGACGTAAAAATCTCTACCAGACCGCTAAGCGTTGATAACGCGGTTCGGCTGGGCATTTTGAGGTCTACAGAAGTAGTCGCTGCTGAGTTGGATATTCGTCAAAAAGGCAATGATATCACCATTGCGCGCGCGGGGTTCTATCCAGAGCTATATGCCAATCTATCACCAAGCATTGACGAAGACACATTTGCTGTTGCGAATGCGGGCATCCGTTACACCCTGTTTGATTTTGGTGAGCGCGCGGCGAAGCTGAACGGTTCAGTGGCTGCAATCAAGGGATCGCAGTTTGACCTGATCGTAGAGATCGAGGATTCTGTCGAAGAAACGCTGGAAAGCTACATCGCAGTCTCCGTCGAAAATTCAAGAGTCGATTCAGCACATGACTACGTCAGCAGTGTTCGTTCACTTGAGCAGGCCGTTCGCGGCCGAGCGGAAATTGGGTTGGCATCAAGCGTTGATGTGAACGAAGTCGAAACCGCTCTGATCCAGGCCGATACAGCATTGATCGAAGCGCGTTCTGAGCAATCAAATGCTAAAGACGCATTGGCATCCAAACTGGGCGTGATGCCAAAAAGCGTTGTTCCGATCAGTGGCGTGCGCGAAGCCTTATCTACCAAGAAAATACCACTTTCAGAAATTGAATTCATCTCTTTTCCGCGCATCGTATCGCTCCAGACCAAGGTGGAAGAAGCGCAATACGCCCTTGCAGCCGCGTCTGCCGGTATACTTCCGCGCATCGGCGTAAAGCTTGGTGTCGGGATTGATCTACGTAAGGGCGAAGGGATCAATGGAACCGGCTTATCAGCAGGTCCGGAAATTTCCGAAGTGTTCTCTCTTGGGGGCGGCAGGAAAGAGCGCGTTAAGAATGCTGAGATCGATGTATCGATTGCCCAAAGCCGGCGGTCAGAAGAAATTCGTTTGGCCCGCCTTGAAGCTGTGCAATCCGTTACGAGTTTGAATACGAGTGAGCAGCAAGTTCAACAACGCAAAGAGATTTTGCGCCTTAGCATCAAGACACGCGATGTCATGTTGAGTGAGTACGAAGTCGGAACCAGGTCGCTGCGAGATTTATTGGACGCCGAGGAGCGTATCTATGAAGCGCAGGTGGATCTGGATGAGGCGCGTCGAAAGAACCTGATTGCACAGCTGCGCTACGTGATGGCCACAAATCTCGCCTCGAACAAACTTTACCGAGCACCTAAATGA
- a CDS encoding PleD family two-component system response regulator yields MRILAIDDDPIILDTINHYLPEDQNYVLDCHASAESALASLKASQLTYDCILLDIMLPGTDGIEFCQVLRGMKQYSATPILMITANREPGLMQRAFDAGATDFLPKPLNAIELRARVISAGMLNESIATANDARQELSKLTNMRFDYIPNIGVEGVYDIRTLENHLLRYPPGCYAMSLISLKVDALWHIFNPKEPSLFLEGLRHSAQAFSAVMGAETAKIAYVGKGCFVGIIHGRKRINTSELTNRFDQELSVLWDQKATAMLSPPKGKIKLVSDQRFWSGLSIGNKLREFAPISEEAFTPSSRLEDNIFTELAW; encoded by the coding sequence ATGCGGATACTGGCGATTGATGATGACCCAATAATTCTTGACACTATTAACCACTATCTACCTGAAGATCAGAATTATGTGCTGGACTGTCACGCCTCGGCGGAGAGCGCGCTTGCGTCACTGAAAGCGTCGCAATTAACTTATGACTGTATCCTGCTGGACATCATGTTGCCTGGCACCGATGGGATTGAATTTTGTCAGGTTTTACGTGGGATGAAGCAGTATAGTGCTACCCCGATCCTGATGATCACCGCTAATCGTGAACCCGGTCTGATGCAGCGTGCATTCGACGCTGGCGCCACTGATTTCCTTCCAAAGCCGCTTAATGCAATTGAATTGAGAGCACGGGTCATTAGTGCCGGCATGCTTAACGAAAGCATTGCAACTGCAAATGATGCCCGACAAGAGCTGAGCAAACTCACGAACATGAGGTTCGATTACATTCCAAACATAGGCGTAGAAGGTGTTTATGACATTCGAACTCTGGAGAACCACCTATTGCGATATCCGCCCGGATGTTATGCGATGTCGCTCATAAGTTTGAAGGTCGACGCATTGTGGCACATTTTCAATCCGAAAGAACCGTCACTGTTTCTTGAGGGTCTCAGGCACTCTGCTCAAGCGTTTTCTGCTGTGATGGGGGCGGAGACTGCAAAAATAGCTTATGTCGGAAAAGGATGTTTTGTCGGCATAATTCATGGGCGAAAACGAATTAATACTTCAGAGCTGACCAATCGCTTCGATCAGGAGCTCTCAGTGCTTTGGGATCAAAAGGCGACAGCCATGCTGAGCCCCCCGAAGGGCAAAATTAAATTGGTCTCAGATCAACGGTTCTGGTCCGGATTGTCCATTGGTAACAAATTGCGGGAATTCGCACCAATTTCCGAAGAGGCTTTCACGCCAAGCTCGCGCTTAGAGGACAACATATTCACTGAGCTGGCGTGGTAA
- a CDS encoding thermonuclease family protein: MRVVETVASEPEIEQDQPATLTGKCYVIDGDTIQIGKVRLRLAGIDAPEMEHPWGKKAKWELVKMCKGQTITAELEPDISYDRVVATCYLPDGRDLSAEMVKIGLAIDWPKFSGGKYAPFEPDGVRKKHWKAAAKQRGHMAVFNK, from the coding sequence TTGCGCGTTGTTGAAACGGTAGCAAGCGAACCGGAGATTGAGCAGGATCAACCTGCTACGCTAACTGGAAAGTGTTATGTCATTGATGGAGACACAATTCAGATTGGAAAGGTTCGATTGCGGCTCGCAGGCATCGATGCACCAGAAATGGAGCATCCTTGGGGGAAAAAGGCAAAGTGGGAATTGGTAAAAATGTGCAAAGGCCAAACTATTACCGCCGAGCTTGAACCGGACATTTCTTACGACCGTGTTGTCGCGACTTGCTACCTTCCAGACGGTCGAGACCTGAGCGCAGAAATGGTCAAGATCGGTCTAGCAATCGATTGGCCCAAATTTTCTGGCGGAAAGTATGCGCCTTTTGAGCCAGATGGGGTAAGGAAGAAGCACTGGAAGGCGGCAGCCAAGCAGCGTGGACATATGGCGGTTTTTAACAAGTAG
- a CDS encoding sugar-transfer associated ATP-grasp domain-containing protein, producing the protein MTIQTPITAAEKDKAAFAQVDNGKLSDMLAYAANKTGRSPVKLGMEFSRISSSDAKINISEYIRWGLFYEDRYTEDQRAQFISNSLHWPIAHACNNQGWSSAAEDKVLAGTILNAGGASAPETVAVIDTSPRLYPGVQKISNPEDLRDLILSLGNTKLFGKIVDGMVSFGAFSVKDADQTHISCVGQAPMTYADFMTSFLGDNAYLLQVKLENHEDIAPFCSALATIRMVNLVQTDRVDCPFAVISMPQGDQIADTLWRGGNIACEIDTETGEVKTVVTRSGPEIVFLEDHPTLAGWMGKRLPHWDALRELNERAARLFAPIRYQSTDIAITKDGPVIVEINYGGGFGLPQNAAGRGLLTPQMRSFFKECGVQFGAKPKVGKSRFRLFGKG; encoded by the coding sequence ATGACTATTCAAACACCCATCACAGCAGCAGAAAAAGACAAGGCAGCATTCGCGCAGGTAGACAATGGCAAGCTAAGCGACATGTTGGCCTATGCCGCAAATAAAACAGGCCGCTCACCAGTCAAACTGGGGATGGAGTTCTCCCGAATTTCGAGCAGCGACGCCAAAATAAATATTTCCGAATACATCCGGTGGGGCCTCTTTTACGAGGATCGCTACACCGAAGATCAGCGCGCGCAATTCATCTCGAACTCGCTTCATTGGCCTATCGCCCATGCCTGCAACAACCAGGGTTGGAGCAGTGCCGCAGAAGACAAAGTTCTAGCAGGAACAATCCTGAATGCTGGCGGTGCCTCCGCACCCGAGACCGTAGCCGTGATCGACACCTCACCGCGCCTCTATCCTGGAGTGCAAAAAATCTCGAACCCCGAAGATTTGCGCGATTTGATCCTCAGCCTTGGCAACACGAAACTCTTTGGCAAGATTGTTGACGGCATGGTCAGCTTTGGCGCCTTCAGCGTCAAAGACGCCGATCAAACCCATATCTCATGTGTTGGGCAGGCACCGATGACATATGCAGATTTCATGACCTCATTTTTGGGTGATAACGCCTACCTGCTTCAAGTAAAACTTGAAAACCATGAAGATATCGCGCCTTTTTGTTCGGCGCTCGCCACCATTCGCATGGTCAATCTGGTGCAAACCGACCGTGTCGATTGCCCGTTCGCGGTCATCTCCATGCCGCAAGGAGACCAGATTGCCGACACGCTCTGGCGCGGCGGAAACATTGCCTGTGAAATAGACACCGAAACCGGCGAGGTCAAAACCGTGGTGACCCGCAGTGGTCCCGAAATAGTTTTTCTTGAAGACCACCCCACACTTGCGGGCTGGATGGGTAAGAGACTGCCCCATTGGGACGCATTACGCGAGCTGAATGAACGCGCGGCACGGCTCTTTGCGCCGATCCGGTATCAATCGACTGACATCGCAATCACTAAAGACGGCCCAGTGATCGTCGAGATTAACTATGGCGGCGGATTTGGCTTGCCGCAAAACGCTGCTGGACGCGGTCTTCTCACCCCACAGATGCGCAGTTTCTTTAAGGAATGCGGTGTCCAGTTCGGCGCCAAGCCCAAAGTCGGAAAGTCCAGATTTAGGCTATTTGGCAAGGGGTGA
- a CDS encoding site-specific integrase, translating into MDQRLTSSRGLICAIPKRELPKHVYRQRNGLDFQGRGWPSRKFQDEFQTAEFWQEYADILNGEAPPKRVNARNFGALVKDYRSSHRYKRLKPRTALDYDKYLDFFLSIMADANPCNMKRKDVIKLRDANAEKAYFANYSLRVLRVLMEHCVDLGWREANPAKGVPEIKAKKVAREPWPRDLLDAYRNSCPLGSRERLVMELCLGTGQRIGDVLEMRWSDIQDGAFAIRQNKTGKELWVPILPELNAALDAASRHSVFILTNERGTNRWSYRGASQAVRKIREQVGALDFDIHSWRYNAACELLEAGCSDDLIAAVTGQSPAMVLHYTKKVRQKMRAIQAQQKRTEQKQNV; encoded by the coding sequence TTGGACCAACGGCTGACGAGTTCGAGAGGACTGATATGCGCTATCCCAAAACGTGAGCTTCCAAAGCATGTGTACCGGCAGAGAAACGGGCTGGATTTTCAGGGGCGGGGATGGCCCTCGCGCAAATTTCAGGATGAGTTTCAAACGGCAGAATTCTGGCAAGAATATGCGGACATTTTAAATGGTGAAGCACCGCCAAAGCGGGTCAATGCCCGGAACTTCGGCGCGTTGGTCAAGGACTATCGCAGTTCGCACCGCTATAAGAGGCTAAAGCCTCGAACTGCTCTGGATTATGATAAGTACTTGGATTTCTTTCTTTCGATCATGGCGGATGCAAATCCATGCAATATGAAGCGGAAAGACGTTATCAAGCTTCGTGACGCAAACGCGGAGAAAGCGTACTTCGCTAATTATTCTCTGCGTGTACTTCGTGTACTCATGGAGCACTGCGTTGATTTGGGGTGGCGCGAAGCAAACCCAGCTAAAGGCGTTCCAGAGATTAAAGCTAAGAAAGTCGCACGAGAGCCTTGGCCCCGCGATTTGTTAGACGCTTACCGGAACTCTTGTCCGCTTGGCTCGCGGGAAAGGCTCGTTATGGAGCTTTGCCTCGGCACAGGGCAGAGGATCGGGGACGTTCTAGAAATGCGCTGGTCCGACATTCAAGACGGTGCGTTTGCCATACGGCAGAATAAGACGGGCAAAGAGCTTTGGGTTCCAATCCTTCCAGAACTCAACGCCGCACTTGATGCTGCCAGCCGTCATTCAGTTTTCATCCTGACCAATGAGCGCGGCACAAACCGCTGGTCTTATCGCGGTGCCTCGCAGGCTGTCCGTAAGATTAGGGAACAGGTTGGGGCGCTGGACTTTGATATTCACAGTTGGCGCTATAACGCGGCTTGCGAGCTTCTCGAAGCTGGGTGCAGTGATGATCTCATCGCGGCTGTGACGGGGCAAAGCCCTGCGATGGTTCTGCACTATACCAAAAAAGTTCGGCAGAAGATGCGAGCCATTCAAGCACAGCAAAAGAGAACGGAACAAAAACAGAATGTTTAG
- a CDS encoding helix-turn-helix domain-containing protein, protein MSGMALIWAANVKGLKPAAKIVLIQLADFHNKETGQCNPSAQRLADECEMGRATLFRHMTTLEECGLVTRHARGDGEGGRGSNQYELHLDITLGPSARPKGGVSGPDGVESQNETGGNVSKMRGKSPSVETGVVSNRDRNLTIEPVKEPPSRKREAAEDEEAEKILAAYPPDRLRNKAACLAQIEEALKDGIAPEDMLQAVQAYATDSAGFTRSKVCFSDNWFQSRRWQAYVEKQAEDREKAAALQADHHARLAGWICDCSPMCKHITAPQVTVLLASKLVTQAQIQAAGLRS, encoded by the coding sequence ATGAGTGGCATGGCGTTGATCTGGGCCGCGAATGTCAAAGGTCTGAAACCAGCCGCCAAGATTGTGCTGATCCAACTGGCAGACTTCCACAACAAAGAAACCGGCCAGTGCAATCCCAGTGCCCAGCGGTTGGCGGATGAATGCGAAATGGGCCGCGCAACGCTGTTCCGTCACATGACGACCTTGGAAGAATGCGGCCTCGTCACGCGCCACGCTCGTGGCGATGGCGAGGGCGGGCGCGGGTCCAATCAGTATGAGTTGCACCTTGATATCACGCTTGGTCCAAGCGCCCGCCCGAAGGGGGGCGTGAGCGGCCCTGATGGAGTTGAGTCTCAAAATGAGACGGGGGGAAACGTCTCAAAAATGCGGGGGAAAAGTCCCAGCGTTGAGACGGGGGTAGTCTCAAATCGGGACAGAAACCTTACCATTGAACCTGTAAAAGAACCTCCTTCGCGCAAGCGCGAGGCGGCGGAGGATGAAGAAGCTGAGAAGATTTTGGCAGCATATCCACCCGACCGACTGCGGAACAAGGCGGCGTGCCTTGCCCAGATCGAAGAGGCCTTGAAGGACGGGATCGCACCGGAGGATATGCTGCAAGCCGTCCAAGCCTACGCCACCGACAGCGCAGGGTTCACCCGGTCCAAGGTCTGCTTTTCCGACAACTGGTTTCAGTCACGGCGCTGGCAGGCCTATGTCGAGAAGCAGGCAGAAGACCGAGAGAAGGCGGCAGCGTTGCAGGCCGATCATCATGCGCGGCTGGCCGGCTGGATCTGTGACTGCAGCCCGATGTGCAAACACATCACAGCTCCGCAGGTGACGGTGTTGCTCGCCTCAAAGCTGGTGACGCAAGCGCAAATCCAAGCCGCTGGCCTTAGATCATGA